A part of Liolophura sinensis isolate JHLJ2023 chromosome 1, CUHK_Ljap_v2, whole genome shotgun sequence genomic DNA contains:
- the LOC135461484 gene encoding uncharacterized protein LOC135461484, whose product MTSDGDARVVRLGTRDVTFPSAELCQLHDCNHLLGVSQALMEELRDKGYLFIRGLHNPGEVAQARLAVLEYILEAGEGKLQTGHPWEAGVLDQKCGRGCLPFMEGVRPITHVEAVSKVLEGPRPFSFFKNLLGQEARTFDYKWLRGINRKEFTGAHVDNVYMSRGTDELYTMWTPFGDVSVEMGTLAVCERSHKLPEFQHFQETYGNMDVERDHLQGTGWFTEDPFEITRRFGGQWKTTDFQAGDVLIFTMRTVHMSTANLTNYVRISCDTRWQPLSHPADPRYIDNFEFSKPRFGLHAQNEVLSRPSETKVTIETLKKKWGFLDASEKEKTN is encoded by the exons ATGACGTCAGACGGAGATGCACGAGTTGTCCGCCTTGGTACGCGAGATGTGACCTTCCCATCAGCGGAGCTGTGTCAGTTGCACGACTGTAATCACCTGCTGGGGGTCAGCCAGGCTTTGATGGAGGAGCTAAGAGACAAAGG GTATTTGTTCATCCGCGGGTTGCACAACCCCGGAGAGGTAGCCCAAGCCAGGCTTGCCGTGTTAGAGTACATCCTTGAGGCCGGGGAGGGAAAGTTACAGACGGGTCACCCCTGGGAGGCTGGGGTGTTAGACCAAAAGTGTGGTAGGGGGTGTCTACCCTTCATGGAG GGTGTCAGGCCAATAACTCATGTTGAAGCGGTTTCTAAGGTTCTGGAAGGACCCAGAC CCTTTAGTTTCTTCAAGAATCTTCTTGGACAGGAAGCTCGAACATTTGACTACAAATGGCTACG AGGGATTAACAGAAAGGAATTCACCGGAGCGCACGTGGACAACGTATACATGTCACGTGGTACAGACGAGTTGTATACAATGTGGACACCATTTGGTGATGTCAGCGTGGAAATGGGCACGCTAGCGGTTTGTGAAAGGTCACACAAGTTACCCGA atttcaacattttcaagaGACATACGGGAATATGGATGTGGAGAGAGACCATCTACAAG GCACTGGTTGGTTTACTGAAGATCCGTTTGAGATCACCCGTCGTTTCGGTGGTCAGTGGAAGACAACAGATTTCCAAGCAGGAGATGTCCTGATCTTCACAATGAG GACTGTACATATGTCCACTGCTAACCTGACCAACTACGTCCGAATTAGCTGCGATACAAG ATGGCAGCCTTTGAGTCACCCAGCTGATCCACGGTATATTGATAACTTTGAATTTAGCAAGCCTCGGTTTGGATTACATGCTCAGAACGAGGTGTTATCACGACCGAGTGAAACAAAAGTCACCATTGAGACCCTGAAAAAGAAGTGGGGATTTCTGGACGCGTCAGAAAAAGAGAAAACGAATTAA